A genomic window from Lasioglossum baleicum chromosome 7, iyLasBale1, whole genome shotgun sequence includes:
- the LOC143210485 gene encoding uncharacterized protein LOC143210485: protein MKGSAAALLKNVKTTAENFQVAWEKLENRYENRRKLVQAQIRLLSKLSPVRKESAVELQRLFDETFDAVDALINLDRPVNNAEDWIVELTTQRLDQQSRREWEDLVKRSKDIPTMEQLREFMLGRIQTCEELEAPPERESATIKKTATKSFKVHQVSKASPSGRSCSLCQDQHFIQHCKQFRDKSPSERKDAVRALNICFNCLGNHQVNDCKSPKRCQRCEGKHHTLIHEAVQSRQENNAAGACVQQVSTHVSNASVILGTARVLVLGPLGQSSLARVLIDPGSEVSLVSEALAQRLGLQRSQARIPLRGVGKCRAQFTRGKTVLAIAPHHEQKRIFEVPAYILPELSKYQPRNLPSPSSWPHVKGLKLADPVYHHTDPVDILLGAESYDLILLEGVKKGPPHTPVAQETHFGWILTGGSGPSNSNCSSDRTEAPVLHSRVDQELMASLSRFWEQEEVEAMIPGTEDDIRAEEHFSKTYARLPDGRFMVRLPFKDTPELGNSRHTAVKTLDGLSSRFRRSKEFRLAYQDFLTTYEALGHMSSTPPSSGCNSYYLPHHGVLRESSKTTKLRVVFNGSMPSSNGKSLNDFLLRGPNLLPNLADVLLRWRRHRFVFSADIEKMYRQILVHPEDRRWQRIVWRSGKRENILDYELNTVTYGLACTPYLAIRCLHQLAQLEELRYPRGSHTVLRDIYMDDVLTGADSLPEARLKQLEVRELLMAGGFPLRKWASNSRELLEGLSIDERKGIVEWDSLTLHSVLGIQWLPSSDCFQISAATSIRNTGYTKRAVLSGTAQLFDPLGWLAPVTIVAKVLMQSLWLLKIDWDAPLPGREELIWQKFQQQLPTLQTIRVPRWLGISGSKQTIEIHGFADASERAYAAVVYSRVLDERGVATVSLIVAKSRVAPLKRV from the coding sequence ATGAAGGGTAGCGCCGCAGCCTTACTTAAAAATGTCAAGACGACTGCCGAAAACTTCCAGGTCGCGTGGGAGAAACTTGAAAACCGCTATGAGAACCGTCGAAAGCTGGTCCAAGCCCAGATCAGACTCCTTTCGAAGCTATCTCCAGTTCGCAAGGAATCCGCCGTCGAATTGCAGCGACTTTTCGACGAAACGTTTGATGCCGTCGATGCCCTCATAAACCTTGACAGACCTGTGAACAACGCCGAAGACTGGATCGTTGAATTAACCACACAAAGGTTGGATCAACAGTCACGACGTGAGTGGGAGGATTTAGTCAAGCGATCAAAGGACATTCCCACTATGGAGCAGTTGAGGGAGTTCATGCTCGGGCGCATACAAACCTGCGAAGAACTGGAAGCTCCGCCGGAAAGAGAGTCAGCAACGATCAAGAAGACTGCAACCAAGAGCTTCAAGGTCCATCAAGTTTCCAAGGCTAGCCCCTCGGGAAGATCCTGCAGCCTTTGCCAGGATCAACACTTCATTCAACACTGCAAGCAATTCCGTGATAAGTCGCCTTCTGAACGAAAGGACGCTGTTCGTGCATTAAACATCTGCTTCAACTGCCTTGGAAACCACCAAGTTAATGATTGCAAGTccccgaagcgatgtcagcgatGTGAAGGCAAGCATCACACGCTGATACACGAAGCAGTTCAATCTCGACAGGAGAATAATGCAGCTGGGGCCTGCGTGCAGCAGGTATCTACTCACGTGAGTAACGCTTCGGTGATTCTCGGTACCGCTCGTGTTTTAGTTCTAGGCCCACTTGGACAAAGCAGCCTCGCTCGCGTACTCATCGATCCCGGCAGTGAGGTTTCCTTAGTCTCAGAGGCTCTTGCTCAACGACTCGGCCTTCAAAGAAGTCAGGCTAGGATTCCTCTTCGTGGCGTTGGAAAATGCAGAGCGCAGTTCACTCGGGGGAAGACTGTACTCGCAATTGCTCCTCATCACGAGCAAAAGAGAATCTTCGAGGTTCCTGCCTACATTCTTCCCGAACTCTCCAAGTACCAACCTCGAAATCTACCCTCTCCCAGCTCCTGGCCCCACGTTAAGGGGTTGAAACTCGCCGATCCTGTCTATCACCATACCGATCCGGTAGACATCCTCCTAGGAGCCGAGTCCTACGACCTCATTCTCTTGGAAGGCGTCAAGAAAGGGCCGCCACACACTCCAGTCGCTCAGGAGACCCACTTCGGCTGGATTCTGACCGGAGGATCTGGACCGTCGAACTCTAACTGTTCGTCTGATCGCACTGAGGCTCCAGTACTTCACAGCAGGGTAGACCAGGAACTTATGGCTTCCTTATCGAGGTTCTGGGAGCAGGAAGAAGTCGAGGCCATGATTCCTGGCACGGAAGACGACATCCGAGCTGAGGAACACTTCTCCAAAACTTACGCCCGTCTACCTGATGGTCGCTTCATGGTGCGTCTGCCGTTCAAAGACACTCCAGAGTTGGGAAACTCACGACACACCGCCGTGAAAACTCTTGATGGTCTAAGCTCCAGGTTCCGACGCTCTAAAGAGTTCAGGCTCGCCTATCAAGACTTCCTGACCACCTACGAGGCACTAGGGCACATGTCGTCGACTCCACCTTCTTCCGGTTGTAACTCCTATTACCTTCCTCATCACGGAGTGCTGCGTGAGAGCAGCAAGACTACCAAACTTCGAGTAGTCTTCAACGGCTCAATGCCTTCTTCTAATGGGAAGTCACTCAACGATTTCCTTCTTCGGGGTCCTAATCTACTGCCTAATCTTGCTGACGTACTTCTGAGATGGCGGCGACACCGATTCGTGTTCTCAGCCGATATCGAGAAAATGTATCGGCAGATTCTCGTTCATCCTGAAGACCGAAGGTGGCAGCGGATCGTGTGGAGATCTGGAAAGAGGGAAAACATACTAGATTACGAGCTTAACACTGTAACCTACGGACTTGCCTGTACACCTTACCTGGCAATCCGATGTCTTCACCAACTCGCCCAACTGGAAGAGCTACGGTATCCACGAGGCTCCCACACCGTACTGAGGGACATATACATGGACGATGTCCTCACCGGAGCTGACTCCCTTCCAGAGGCTCGTCTGAAACAACTTGAGGTCCGAGAGCTCCTCATGGCGGGCGGATTCCCACTCAGGAAGTGGGCCTCCAACTCTCGGGAACTTCTGGAAGGACTCTCCATCGACGAGCGGAAGGGAATCGTCGAATGGGACTCTCTCACATTACACAGCGTCCTAGGTATCCAATGGCTCCCTTCCTCTGACTGTTTTCAGATCTCCGCTGCCACTTCGATCCGGAACACTGGCTACACTAAGCGAGCGGTGCTCAGCGGGACGGCACAACTCTTCGATCCCCTTGGCTGGTTGGCTCCCGTCACTATAGTCGCAAAGGTTCTCATGCAGTCTCTGTGGCTCCTCAAGATTGACTGGGACGCACCTCTACCAGGAAGGGAGGAACTCATCTGGCAGAAGTTCCAACAGCAGCTGCCCACGCTGCAAACTATTCGAGTCCCACGCTGGCTGGGTATCAGTGGCTCCAAGCAAACTATCGAGATCCACGGATTTGCTGATGCTTCCGAGCGAGCATATGCGGCTGTGGTTTACTCTCGAGTCCTCGATGAGAGGGGAGTTGCCACCGTTTCACTCATCGTCGCCAAATCCAGGGTAGCTCCGTTGAAGAGAGTCTGA
- the LOC143210484 gene encoding uncharacterized protein LOC143210484, with translation MVPLAKWHHVRSAENPADCASRGLYPTEMVNFELWWRGPEWLSSSGHFPETVSSEAHPEVTEPLVHHVARRPEGSACSLIERFSNLTRLLRVLAWCRRWKPGQRKTESILTASEIQACKLTLLQLEQAAHFMEDIRALRKNQSVPSKSRLAKLSPFLDPEGVLRVGGRLQVTNLTYDRKHPAILPDDSALARLWVDAAHKRCLHGGTQLTLATLRQECWVLKGRHMVKSCIRHCTTCIRWKGQTAQPKMGNLPLPRLTPCRPFYRSGIDYAGPILLRSSSSRGQRTSKGYIAVFICLVTKAVHLEAASDGSTDTFLAALRRFMARRGRCSELYSDCGRNFVGANHELRALLRESEKQGGGPFAAASREGITWRFNPPSAPHFGGLWEAAVKSVKYHLRRIIGEQRLTFEELTTLLTGIEACLNSRPLLPMSDDPEDPVALTPGHFLIGEPLIAIPEPSLEDLPASRLSRWQLLQQMQQHFWKRWSREYLNSLQTRGKWQRDKALIKAGILCLIKSELLPPTQWPLARVVNVHPGPDSSIRVATVRTAKSQFLRPVHKLIPLLAPNDAETDAGREPEAGVSRDSSNSHL, from the coding sequence ATGGTGCCTCTAGCCAAGTGGCATCATGTACGAAGTGCCGAGAACCCTGCAGACTGTGCATCCAGGGGCCTGTATCCAACCGAGATGGTAAACTTCGAGCTTTGGTGGCGAGGACCCGAGTGGCTTTCTTCATCCGGACACTTCCCGGAGACCGTGAGCAGCGAAGCTCACCCCGAAGTCACTGAACCACTCGTTCATCACGTGGCTCGCCGACCAGAGGGATCTGCATGCTCCTTGATCGAGCGGTTTTCTAACCTGACTCGCCTACTACGAGTTCTGGCTTGGTGTCGTCGTTGGAAACCTGGAcaacgaaaaactgaatcaattCTCACTGCCTCCGAGATACAAGCTTGTAAACTCACTCTATTGCAGCTGGAGCAAGCTGCACACTTCATGGAGGACATCAGGGCCCTCCGGAAAAACCAATCGGTGCCATCCAAGAGCCGGCTAGCAAAGCTCAGTCCTTTCCTAGATCCTGAAGGAGTACTGCGCGTTGGCGGCCGCCTCCAGGTCACCAACCTCACCTACGACAGGAAGCATCCCGCTATACTTCCAGACGACTCTGCCTTGGCAAGGCTGTGGGTAGACGCTGCGCACAAGCGGTGCCTCCACGGGGGAACTCAACTGACTCTCGCTACTCTGCGTCAAGAGTGTTGGGTCCTCAAGGGTCGTCATATGGTCAAGTCCTGTATCAGACATTGCACCACTTGTATACGTTGGAAGGGTCAAACTGCACAACCAAAAATGGGAAATCTTCCATTACCACGACTAACTCCTTGTCGTCCTTTTTACAGATCTGGAATTGACTATGCTgggccaatactgctcagatcCAGTAGTAGCCGTGGTCAGCGCACCTCGAAGGGATACATCGCCGTATTCATTTGCCTCGTCACTAAGGCCGTACATCTGGAGGCTGCATCGGATGGGTCCACCGATACCTTCTTGGCCGCTCTACGACGCTTCATGGCACGGCGTGGTCGCTGCTCCGAACTTTACAGCGATTGTGGACGGAACTTTGTAGGCGCTAACCACGAACTGCGTGCCCTTCTACGCGAATCGGAGAAACAGGGAGGAGGCCCATTCGCCGCAGCTTCCAGAGAAGGAATTACCTGGAGATTCAATCCTCCTTCCGCTCCTCACTTCGGCGGACTCTGGGAGGCAGCTGTTAAGTCCGTTAAGTATCACCTCCGCAGAATCATTGGCGAGCAGAGATTGACCTTCGAGGAGCTGACCACGCTTCTGACGGGTATCGAAGCTTGTCTCAATTCCAGACCTTTATTGCCTATGTCAGACGACCCTGAGGATCCAGTTGCTCTAACGCCTGGTCACTTCTTGATCGGGGAACCTCTCATCGCAATCCCGGAGCCCAGCCTCGAGGACCTTCCAGCATCACGCTTGTCTCGTTGGCAATTATTGCAACAAATGCAACAACATTTCTGGAAGCGCTGGTCACGGGAGTACTTAAATTCACTGCAAACTCGAGGCAAATGGCAAAGGGACAAGGCACTAATCAAGGCCGGAATCCTCTGCCTTATAAAAAGTGAACTTCTTCCTCCCACTCAATGGCCTCTCGCTCGCGTAGTAAACGTGCACCCGGGACCAGATTCTTCTATTCGAGTCGCAACCGTTCGTACTGCCAAGTCGCAATTTCTTAGACCTGTACACAAACTAATTCCATTACTAGCGCCGAACGATGCTGAGACAGATGCTGGAAGGGAACCCGAGGCAGGCGTATCACGCGATTCTTCCAATTCTCATCTGTGA